The segment tgtgtaaactatATTTAGCTAAAGTTTGCTGAGCTCAGAAACAGATGTTCACTTTTTATTATACATGTAAAGAATGGATACAATCCCCAGAAATGACTTTGTCACTTTAGAATAACACTGTTTAGTAGTTCCTTTGGTGGGCTTAAGTGTTTAACTATACTGGTGCTGTTTTTTGTACAAAACAGTCCAAGTAAACTAGTGATCTACAAGGTGGACCACCGGTAATGAGTTCTAGCAGCCCTTTTATAGAGGGAGGCAACTTTGCTGCTTGACCTTTTCAAATTCTCAAGAGCAGCATATGTTGTCACAAGACCTGCATTCCACACATGGATTTCTAGTTACAGTACCTGTTAAGTTAGAATATGAAACTAATGAACTTTAGTCTTTTCCTGCTCGTTCTTCCCTTCTAAGCACTGGAAAGAGTCACTTGTGGTGGGAGTTATTCTCCATGTATTTATTCTTTAAcaaccctcctttccccaccccaccccccccgggaTCTTTTTATGTCGTATCTTGCAGTAGTTCCTCTGCTTAAGAACAACAAAGTATGAACTATCTTTCCTTGCTTGTGGCCTGATGCTGGTTTCCTCAGTGCagaatcctgcaaatacttggaCTTGAAATAataagggagagggaggaaatctGAAGTTATTCCAGGCACAGTATTTGTGTCGCAGTGCTATTTTGTCCATTCTGTTTTGGACTCCCATTAGTTTCTTAATTGTGGAGTCTAACAGTCTACTTTTTGCAAGTGTAAAGTGACTTTTTGCTGATATTATTTTTACTTGTCCTTCTCTCAGGCTTAGGGGGGATCAGGATCCTATATGACTATACTGACTTCTTATAAATGAAAGTATTGTGGATAAAATAGTTGACCACAGTTTAGTGGCAGATTTACTAGGTACTTGAAAAGAGAGCATACACTCCTATGACTAAACATTAAGTAGGATCCTTGAAATATatatccttcctttcttccttgcaACCAGTTAGGACTTAATTGCTCTTCAATTGCAACAAAGATCTCTGTCAAAAGTAGAAGAGTTAATGGCCAGTTGCTAAATGAAAGGTCTGGATCCTGAATCTAGCTCACTGTGAACACCATGGTCTATCAAAAACGCAGCTGTGCTTTAAAATGTCTTCCAGTGGAAAATCTAGATTTTTCTCTAATGTCTGGTATCAAAACATCTACTGGAGATGGAGTCTAATAGTGTGAGAGAACTCCTTAGATTCAGTTGTACTTCACATTCTTTAGGAAAGATTTGGTTTTTCTAGTTAGGGTTACCACCTTCTTTAAGGAAGTCAGTGTATTTCCTTCTCTATGAAGGACCTGGACAGTGTTGGCCCTTTTCCAATATGATATTTGCTGTGGTTTATCTACTGTCGCCATGAGCAACCAGTCGCAGATGCTACATTGGAATGAATGAAAACTCTACAATACCCTCAGCATGAGTGGAATATTTCTGAAATTATCAGGGATGTTTCTATTCCTTCCCTTCTTATTCTATATTTTAATCCATCTAGAATGCTAATTACAAAAGTTTCACAAAAGGAAATTTAGTAGGAAGTTAGTATACCAAAAACAAGACAAGAACTTTCTTTAAGACCCCCCCAGAGATAAATACTGAAGACAATTGCAAAACTATCAGTTACAGAACAAGTGATAATGTTTGAATGAATTTCTGGATAGTCCTAGTTAAAAATTTGGCATATGCTGTTGTAAATGTTACAGAAACTTTCCCAGTTGTCAGGATGTTGATCAACCAGCTATAAAGTGTCTAAGCAGCTAACAGTGCCTTCTCGCACTTGTTTAAATATTGGAGCTAATTTCTTGATTTAAAGCAATGCACTTATTTCtgaataaaattatattaatatacCATACATTCCTCTTAAAATCTAGACCTCTTTTGGAGCCAGTCTTACACAGTTTTTTGTCTTAAAGGAAAAAGAGCACATTCGTTGCTCTGCCACCAATACTGGAACTATGTCTACTGACCACTTCCATTAATCTATTTACTGTATACAAATTATTTGTAGTTGTGAATGAAAGCATGTGGACAACACCTAGCATAGTGTAAGTGCTACAGAATCCTGCTACTAATACCTTCACACTAATCATAGTTTCATTATTTAGTTTGAGTGGTACTTTCTGTAAAACAAGCCTCCTATAGGAGACTCTGCTGACATAGCAACACCTAAATATTTTGTAATAGGAAATGTATTGGAATGTATCAGCACAACGTAATGAGACAAATCTGTAGCTGGGGTTGGAAATAATTGCAGTAATCTCAGTGCTTTGTTCCTACTCTTAATGCATATtcactttgttttgtatttaatggATATTTACGTCAGATTACCTATCATTGTTGGCAAAAATCAAACAGCTGGCCTAAGAAGAAAATCTGTTGAACAAATAGATTCTGTAATGTATATGCTGCTACTTCTAGTCTATCTCCAGTTGatcaaattaatttatttttttccccctagggaGCAGTACAGCTTGCATAGTAGTATTGGACAGAACAAGTCATCGTTTACATACAGCAAATTTAGGAGATTCTGGATTTTTAGTAGTCAGAGGAGGAGAAGTAGTACATCGATCTGATGAGCAGCAACATTACTTCAACACTCCATTCCAGCTGTCAATAGCTCCACCAGAAGCAGAGGGAGTCGTCTTAAGTGATAGGTGAGATGGGGAATTAATCAGAAACATGGATCAAGAACTTAAGATTTTCATCCCAAGGGCTCACGGTTCTTCTGGTCTTTGTACTGAAACTTCACGCATAAGCTTTTAATAATGTTCCATTTGAAAGGTGAATCCCTTTCCCCACCTGCTTTTCTTCAAGGTAGTGTAAGCATTTCTCAGGCCTGAATTTATCAAATCTTATAGGCTGTTGCTGTGGTCTAATCTCTGCTCGTGGTAGCAATGATCTGCTTTCATGCAAGTGATTACTTTCTGTAAAGTTAGGTGCACACTGAATATAAAGCGTTTCTGATATCCTCAAAGGGACTTGTGTGTCATGGAACTGTTCTGATGAAAATACAAATACCTGTTTCTGTACATTGTACACCATTAATGTGTCCACTTTGTCTAGTTTCTAGAAATGACTTCACCTGTCATGTGCTGCAATATCTGGACACAACAGGAAAATTCAGGTTGTAGTAACCTTCATGATAAATTCGATTGCTTCTGCAATTTAAGTTGAGCTCTTAACATTATTGCAATTGCAAATAGCTTTTGGCTGCTGCCTCTTTATTTAGCAGCATTTGTAGGAGCCACAAATGCAAGTTAATATTGGCCTACTGATTCAGTATTTGATgcgttttcttttcttttttaaatattctaaacaaagttaaaactgaatttttttttgtagcCCATCTAGGGTCAGGGAAGATAGCATAAAGTATTTTATGCTATAGTAgtaagctttatttattttaaactaaactaGGAGAATTACTTTATGGAACTTATGTAAAGTGCATATTATGCCATTATTTGGAAGAATATTGAAGCATGGAAGAGAGACTGCCAGGCATCTGGCTGCAACATATCTGCAGTGAGATGCAAATAAAGATTGACAGTTATAACAGTGCACAACTAGCTAGCAAAGCTGGCCTAATGCAGAACATTCTctctctacccccccccccccccccagcatctaGACCCCGCCCCGATCTCCCCATTTGACTTAAGTCACATATAGTGTGTTCAGGTCATTTTATACTGCGATAGTGCCTCATCTTATTGCGGGTTTTCCTTCACAACCCCCATGCATCATTTGGGACTGATTGGGAATACACTGATTTACATAGCCAGGCAGTGAGGTAGTGAATACTtgaggaacagagcagggaagCATGTGACTGCAGCTTGCATTTCAGTACAGTTAAGTTTCCAGCAGCACACTCTGTTCAATCAAAATGAGCAAAACTCCATTTTGGCAGAACTCCGAGCTCAGAGATGGGAATGTTACAGAAGTACACTTTGTCCAATAgaaacaaagtcatttcaaaGCAGAGGACTAGCAGAGGACATGATTTCAAAGCAATCTGTATTTCAGTGCTGGCTAATAAATTTTCTAAACTAATGAAACTTCACTAGTGAAATCTAAAACATGAAATGCAAGACATACCTCCTTGTCTAATGTCTGTCTGTTCTTGGGCTATTTTTGTAATAGAGTAAAGGAAATGCTCTTTCTTGGCTTATTtggtaattattttatttaaacattgtaCAAGTTACATTTCTTAAATCAAAGATTATAGACTCATTAAagtgctctctcttttttcttttcttttctttttttttttaaatcctgaatATAGAAAGTGATAGAGCTGTGTCCAGGGAATGCAGTATGAATCTGAAGTTCTTGTTCTGAGGTTGTAGACTCCAAATTGGGCAAGGTTTGGGCTTTATAATTTTTAATACCAAAAAAGTTCTTTTGAGGATGTTTGGAAATAGTTCCAACTACTGATTGTTCTTTGTGTATGGCTTTAATTATAGGAAAGTATATAGAGAGTGAAGGGAGGAGAGCTGTCATAGGAATTTGAAATTTGTGCACTTTAAAAGTCCTCTTTATTGCACAATAACTGTAAATTGTTATAACAGTTCTTGAGTGAAATCTAGGTATCTTCAGAAGTACAGTCCATTATATGAAAAGACAAAAATAGCTATCAAGAATAATGTTCTTGGAaattagaaaaaacaaagatTGAGTCGTCATGGAATAAGGAAAGTGTGAGATGAATCAGTTTTTAAGATGCCCACACTTCCACTCTGACTCATGGTTATATAAAGTCACTTAGTCTGTTGCACGCTTAACATTAATTGCAAAGGTAATTAAAAGTCAGAGTAAATACCAGTATTTTTCTTCTATCGACTAAGCTTAGTGTTAAACTGGTTCTATCCAGGTGAGAGTCAAGTGACCTAAAACTCTAATTTTGAAATGCTAACCTTTCTGAAACGATAAGTTTCAATCACAACCCTGCATCCTTCTATGGTGTGCCATGCATTTTTTATCCAAAAATCTCTTGGCAGGATCTTGTCTATGCCAAAATAAATACTTTCTCCTGTGTATTATGCACCAGTGGACTATCTGGCTACTGCCCACTGTTGGTGATGATGTACCTAAATAGTCTGAAATACTCTGGGATCCTTCATGATAAAAGGTGTATCCAGTAAGCAGGCTTGCTATTTCAGTCTTAAATTAGCCTTTCAGTTATAGCCCTGTTCTACATATTTAAGTGGGAATGAGATGGAAACTTTGAACTGCAATACCACCTAATGGTTACAATGGAGATATACTTGCAAAATATATTAGACTGAAGAACTGTCCCAATCAGGCATTTTCAGTGCAATTCTCTGGTGTAGTGTTTCAGATGCCACCTATTTGTGATTATACTTCCGTTATACTGGCTTTCATGACAAACTTCACTGCAGTATTTTTCCAGAAAACAGTGAATTGCAAAACCTATTGATGCTGTAATTGAACGTGATTTGGTACCATTTGCATAAGCTAATGTCCATTTCTTTGACATGGTGGTGGTCTCTTCACAGCCCGGATGCTGCGGACAGTACTACTTTTGATGTTCAGCTAGGAGACATTATTCTGACAGCAACAGATGGACTTTTTGACAACATGCCTGACTATATGATTCTTCAGGAGCTAAAAAAGCTGAAGGTAACTGAAAATGAAGTGTGTGCAGTTGAATTTCAATACTATAACTCATCTATAATAGGAATAATGGGCAAAAGTTATTTCCTCTTAAATGTTCCAAGAACGGCTTTTTTAGGTAACACATGAATCAGAACACCATTGTATTAAACAAGTTTATCTGGGGTGACAGGATTGTTGGGCTTGAAAATACAATACAATTCAACTGTAAAAGCTGAAAATGGAATATAAGAACTAGTATAAACCTGTGTAATATCCTTGAAGAAGCTGTTTTGATAGTTTCCCTGCATATTAACTTTTCAGTGGCCTTTCATTTTGTGGTTTCAAAAGAGGCTTGTCTGCTGATAGAAAGTATCTCAGGGATAagatcctgtctaccaacaactTTCAGTAATTTAAGTGGCTGCCTTGTAGACAAAGTGAATTGgagatgctctaggaattgtCTTAAACTCTTGCTTGAAATTTTGCTCTTTTGTGGGTAACAGGAGAAATTCTCATTATTTTTCCACGAGAAAtctttcatcctttttttttttttttttttttttttttttttccccaaaacagcATTCAAATCTGAAAGGCTCCATTTCAGTCTAAAGCTATGGCTAGGTTAGGtattgggtgggtttttttttttttttttttaaggtgtagTAGACAGGGTTCAACACCTTGAAAAACATGTTGGAGGGGAGCCTAGGGTTGACCATTATCTGCTAACACTTTTAAAACAACATATTCTTAGTCTAGAATGGATATAcatggctctggtgttgcagggGAAACGTGAGCTCCACCTATTGACACATTTGGGTAAGACCGCAAATAGAAATGTGGGTTATGATGGAAAGTTGAGCCAAGAATTGTCAAAGCCTGTTCAGTCCCCAACCTGTTAGGGAAATTCAGATATGCGTGTAAAAGCATGTATGAATTAGAGGCGATCAAAATGGTTACATGTGAAAATACCTATTTGTCACCTCTCTTGCTCATCATGGAAAGGAATCTGTTCCTGAGTAAAGCAGCAGGCACCGAAAACGTACAGAGGATTGGTACTCTTGGAGGAAATGTATTATACACAGAGCTTGTATCCTCATTGGATTTTATCACTGACTTTGAAAAAACTAAACTAGATAGTTAAGGGAAAGCTTATTGGCTCCCTCTTCTCTAAAAATCATCCAAGTGAAGTGTTTTTTATGGGGGCGGTAACTTACATTGTTAGGCACAAGCTGCCTGTGCTGGGGATCCAAACTTCTTGGATCCCACAAAAAAGTAGGTTTTATaaagttttgttctgatttgatcCATTACCCAGTGtagggtatttaaaaaaaaaaaaaaattgacaacttatatttttaagcatttttacgCTGCATGGTAATATAAAGCCTTTGTTCTACACTTACCCTTATTACTAAAAGTAGCTTTATTTTTCCATTCCTTGGTCTAGGATGGTGCTTTGGTGCTGTGATTGAGCACTCTGCATTTTATGGAGGCAATATTTTTGAGTGAACACTTCTTTGATTTAGCATTCCCTTTGCAAAGATTAGGTGTCAGGCTATACAGCAGAAAGGAGCTAGATGAATGAGGGATGCTCTGGGTAGTCAAAATAAGCAAAGGGAAAGCCTGGTTTCTCAGCTAAGATTCCCCTTTGACACTTAAAATACAGGGAAGTGCAGTCTTCTACTTTCTCCCTTCCTAAGATAAGTGGTTTCATAAAACTTGGGCACAAATTATTATAGTGGCAGATAGAGGTTGAGACTTAATTTCCTACACAAACATTCTTAAAGTACACTGATTTTAATTCAAGGTATAATTGAGATTCCCTTGAAATGGGAAACGATACCTACtatcagtggggggtggggaggaggtggttgagggatagctcagtggtttgagcactggcctgctaaacccaccgttcaatccttgaggggccacttagggatctgaggcaaaatcagtacttggtcctgctagcaaaggcagggggctggactcaatgacctttcagggtcccttccagttctgaggtaggcataaataatatatggagatatacctgctATCTAACTTGCAACAGAAAGATGTTTATATTCACATCATGTTAATTGTATCAGTATTCTAATAATATGTATGTGCCTGAATAAAATTCCTGTGGTGGGTTGCTCTTGTAAGAATAACTTGTTCTTCCATCAATTTAGAATTCTAATTATGAGAGTATACAACAGACAGCAAGAAGCATTGCTGAGCAAGCTCACGAACTGGCATATGACCCCACTTACATGTCACCTTTTGCCCAGTTTGCATGCGACAATGGATTGAATGTGAGAGGTAAGATTTCCTTCTCTTGGGTAACATAAATCTGACGGTGTCAGATGAAATTCCTTTGTTGGATGCATGCCAGAGTTCCTGAATAGTAAGTGACCTTAGGTATGTTCTGGGAAAGAAGGATGCCAGTCATAACTGGGAGGTAGTGTGATCCAGTGCATGGGACACAGATGAAATAGTCAGACCTGTGTTCTGTTTTTGGCTCTACCATTGACCTGTTGGGCGGCCTTGGGTGTAGCATGTCTCCCCTCTTTAttttccctcccatcctctgtctggtctaattagattgtaaactctgccATAGGCATTACAGAGTACATATAATaactcttgtttttattttagtagTCTGTTTGTTTGCAGAATGCTTCCCGTTCATCTGACGTTGTTCAGTCCCTTTGCACTCTGTGATCCTCCTCTTCCATTCCCTGGAGAGGTCTCGAGTACACCCAGCAGAGTCCTGAGGGTTCCATTTAATAATTcacttttaaagaaaggaaaaagtgctCCTAATGTAGTGGGCAAGGCTGCCTTCAAGGCCCATTGAAACCCCCTCCTATTGCTGGGGGGCTGTtagcctgtgtgtgtgtctcatcaTTCCATCTGACTTGTGGGTGTGAATCTCTAATCTTCTTAACTCCTGCCAACCAGAGAATCTATTGCTAGCTGTGGAGAGCACAATCATTGGCTGCTTCCCTTGTGACTGCTGGTCCTTTGTATCCACAGGCTTAATGGGAGTTTGTGTAACAAAATACCACTTCACAGAGTACTtcaccagaactgtacacagcaTTCTTACAGCACCACAATGCACAATCCTTTTAAatgagttttgccactgaagaGTTTGGTAGTATCTTGCATTAGCAAAATAGATCAGTAGCCCTCTGAGATCCTTGCAATATATCATGTGGGTCTGTATACATCTGCATTTTGTATAATACAAGTCATTTTGTTACTGCAAATACATGCACTACAAAATTAAACAAGTTTTTTCAAAGACTATTAAACCCACTcagctgcttttcaaatgtgAATAACAATCTTTAAGGGGACGAATCTAAATACATTCCTTATTTTTGAGTGATTTACTAGGTCTGAGTTCAGTGATGTACTGAATCAGATTTTAACATATGTCCAGACTTGGAGGGGGGAAGAAAATTCTTTTGAAAGATAATTTGAAAATAGGCTTTCCACTTACCTGTTAAAAACAATACTGAAGGTTCTCACTAATGCTTAAAATAGTATATAGGAAAGTGCTTTTCTTACAGGTCTCTCTGATACTATCAGTTACTTTGGAAAAGGCGTTAGAGGCTTTCAGATGCATGTGTCTACACAAAAATTACTAATTTTGAATCTTGACTAGTTtcttaacacccccccccccacgtccACATAGAATGGTTTCATCAAACTATACATGCCTTTTTTATTGTGTAGTTTCCTGATCTGCTCTTCAGATTAACACATCTGATTTTTCTTGCATTACAGGGGGAAAGCCAGATGACATCACCGTCCTTCTTTCTATAGTAGCTGAATATACAGACTGATTTACCTAAAATGTCAGTGTCTGTTCTTTATTCTGGAGTTTCTAGCTTCGTGTGTACTGTTTCCTGCTGGCAGGATCGCTTTCTTTCTTTGCAGCTGATCTCAATGGCCAGTTACTCAAGCCTGTTGCCTCTTATGACACAATTGAAATCCTTTAAGAACCACTATTGTAGTACACTGGTCTTTGTCTGCCAGCAAGAAA is part of the Chelonoidis abingdonii isolate Lonesome George chromosome 22, CheloAbing_2.0, whole genome shotgun sequence genome and harbors:
- the PPTC7 gene encoding protein phosphatase PTC7 homolog, with translation MFSVLSYGRLVARAVLGGLSQTDSRDYSLVTASCGFGKDFRKGILKKGMCYGDDACFVARHRSADVLGVADGVGGWRDYGVDPSQFSGTLMRTCERLVKEGRFVPSNPVGILTTSYCELLQNKVPLLGSSTACIVVLDRTSHRLHTANLGDSGFLVVRGGEVVHRSDEQQHYFNTPFQLSIAPPEAEGVVLSDSPDAADSTTFDVQLGDIILTATDGLFDNMPDYMILQELKKLKNSNYESIQQTARSIAEQAHELAYDPTYMSPFAQFACDNGLNVRGGKPDDITVLLSIVAEYTD